One genomic segment of Novisyntrophococcus fermenticellae includes these proteins:
- a CDS encoding prolipoprotein diacylglyceryl transferase translates to MYNDLFSIGPFTVHTYGLMIAIGIIAAYVVAERRAKKQGLDSEKIFDLVIWCLIFGFAGSKILYCLTILPQIMKDPMIIIRNFGDGWVVYGGIIGGILGAWLFCRKYKLEPWKYFDLALPSVALAQAIGRIGCFFAGCCYGVETKSNYGITFHSSDFAPNNVSLVPTQLISSGLDFLLFVFLIWFHKRKKADGQVTALYLILYSGGRFILEYFRGDLIRGTVGALSTSQFISIFMFAAGIILFVVRGRSKKTEAVHNEDKKE, encoded by the coding sequence ATGTATAATGATTTATTTTCCATCGGACCGTTTACCGTGCATACGTATGGTCTGATGATTGCAATTGGTATTATCGCAGCATATGTTGTTGCTGAAAGGCGGGCGAAGAAGCAGGGTCTGGATTCAGAAAAGATTTTTGACCTGGTTATCTGGTGCCTGATCTTTGGATTTGCGGGCTCTAAGATTTTATATTGTCTGACCATATTGCCTCAGATTATGAAGGATCCGATGATTATTATTCGCAACTTTGGAGACGGTTGGGTGGTATATGGAGGTATTATAGGAGGAATCCTGGGAGCATGGTTATTCTGCAGAAAGTATAAGCTGGAGCCCTGGAAATATTTTGATCTGGCATTGCCCAGCGTTGCGTTGGCACAGGCAATTGGAAGAATCGGCTGCTTTTTTGCCGGATGCTGTTACGGAGTAGAGACAAAATCCAATTATGGAATTACTTTTCACAGCTCAGATTTTGCCCCCAACAACGTATCTCTGGTTCCCACACAGCTGATATCCAGCGGACTGGATTTTTTGCTGTTTGTGTTCCTGATATGGTTTCATAAGCGGAAAAAGGCAGACGGACAGGTTACTGCTTTGTATCTGATCCTCTACAGTGGCGGACGATTTATCCTGGAATATTTCAGAGGAGATTTGATACGCGGGACCGTGGGAGCACTGTCCACATCACAATTTATCTCAATCTTTATGTTTGCGGCCGGAATTATACTTTTTGTGGTGAGAGGAAGAAGTAAAAAGACGGAAGCTGTGCATAACGAAGATAAAAAAGAATAA
- a CDS encoding threonine aldolase family protein — protein MIHFECDYTEGCHSSILKKLIETNEEQTCGYGLDGHCEHARALICDLCEAPDADVHFLVGGTQTNTTVIASILRPHQGVLCAGTGHINVHETGAIEATGHKVLPLPSQNGKITASQIQAAYDEHWNDSDHEHIVQPGMVYVSQSTENGTIYSKAELTCLHETCQRCGLPLFLDGARLGYAMESPENDLHMSDLANLCDVFYIGGTKVGALFGEAVVITNPDLKQDFRYLLKQHGGMLAKGRLLGIQFETLLEGGSDSLYFQISKHAVDLALQLKASLLEKGYKLYYDSFTNQQYPILSNEVMERLSKEFSFSTWCKVDEGHTAVRFCTSWATRPEAVEKLLDTL, from the coding sequence ATGATTCATTTTGAGTGTGACTATACGGAAGGCTGTCATTCTTCTATCTTGAAAAAATTAATTGAAACCAATGAGGAGCAGACCTGCGGTTACGGCCTGGACGGACATTGTGAACACGCACGTGCTCTGATTTGTGATTTATGTGAGGCTCCCGACGCCGACGTGCACTTTCTGGTGGGCGGTACGCAGACCAATACCACGGTCATTGCCTCTATCCTGCGCCCGCATCAGGGCGTGTTATGTGCCGGTACCGGGCATATTAATGTGCATGAGACCGGTGCTATAGAGGCAACAGGACATAAAGTTCTGCCCTTGCCAAGTCAAAATGGTAAGATAACCGCATCTCAAATTCAGGCTGCCTATGATGAGCACTGGAATGACAGTGACCATGAACACATCGTACAACCCGGGATGGTTTATGTTTCACAATCAACAGAGAATGGAACTATCTACTCAAAAGCTGAGCTTACCTGTCTCCATGAAACCTGTCAAAGATGTGGACTCCCTCTCTTTTTGGACGGTGCACGTCTGGGCTATGCCATGGAGTCCCCTGAAAACGATTTGCATATGTCCGATCTGGCCAACCTGTGTGATGTCTTTTATATCGGAGGAACAAAGGTCGGTGCCTTGTTCGGAGAGGCTGTAGTAATTACCAATCCTGATTTGAAACAGGACTTTCGCTATCTTCTCAAACAGCACGGAGGAATGCTTGCAAAAGGGCGTCTGCTGGGCATTCAGTTTGAGACTCTGCTGGAAGGAGGCTCGGACAGTCTTTATTTTCAGATTTCAAAGCATGCAGTAGATCTGGCGCTTCAATTAAAAGCATCCCTTTTGGAAAAAGGGTATAAGTTATACTATGATTCCTTTACAAATCAGCAGTACCCTATCCTTTCCAATGAGGTAATGGAACGCCTCTCAAAGGAATTTTCATTTTCTACCTGGTGCAAAGTGGATGAAGGGCATACCGCAGTACGCTTCTGTACCAGCTGGGCTACCAGACCGGAGGCAGTGGAAAAGCTGCTTGATACTTTATAA